Proteins co-encoded in one Arachis stenosperma cultivar V10309 chromosome 7, arast.V10309.gnm1.PFL2, whole genome shotgun sequence genomic window:
- the LOC130939931 gene encoding protein-tyrosine-phosphatase IBR5, translating into MRKRERENPCGVCGHYHKYEEGEVCSVCGHRIPVGSEKSSVQVSAFPSVILPEFLYLGSYDNASRSELLKTQGISRILNTVPSCQNLYKNSFTYHCLPDDKTLPFEEAIQFLEQCEKDKARVLVHCMSGKSRSPAIVIAYLMKSKGWRLAQSYQWVKERRPSVELTEVVFQQLQEFENKMFGSIDGGGSVLAGFSPAAGPINFGFPKISESAPSHPAFTAAGTTSIFARPPLDIAPAEFTFGAGQTQKVVTGIPFNANPPNPNGTDIQMDGS; encoded by the exons atgaggaagagggagaggGAAAACCCCTGTGGAGTGTGTGGGCACTATCACAAGTACGAAGAAGGTGAAGTGTGTTCGGTTTGCGGTCACCGGATTCCCGTTGGATCGGAGAAATCATCAGTGCAAGTTAGCGCCTTCCCGTCGGTGATCTTGCCGGAGTTTCTGTACCTCGGTAGCTACGACAACGCATCGCGCTCTGAGCTTCTCAAGACTCAAGGAATCTCTCGTATCCTCAAT ACTGTTCCTTCCTGTCAAAATCTCTACAAGAACTCATTTACCTATCACTGCCTACCAGATGATAAAACTTTGCCATTTGAAGAAGCAATTCAGTTTTTAG AGCAATGTGAGAAAGACAAGGCTCGTGTTCTGGTACATTGCATGTCTGGAAAGAGTAG GTCTCCAGCCATCGTCATTGCGTACTTAATGAAGTCAAAAGGATGGAGACTCGCACAAAGTTATCAATGGGTCAAGGAACGGCGACCATCTGTGGAATTAACAGAAG TTGTCTTCCAGCAACTGCAGGAGTTTGAGAACAAGATGTTCGGATCAATCGATGGTGGCGGCTCTGTTCTGGCTGGTTTCTCTCCTGCTGCAGGTCCGATCAACTTTGGCTTCCCAAAGATCAGTGAGTCGGCTCCATCACATCCTGCCTTCACTGCTGCTGGAACTACTTCAATATTCGCCCGACCACCCTTAGATATAGCTCCGGCCGAGTTCACATTTGGAGCTGGCCAAACACAGAAGGTTGTGACTGGAATCCCATTCAATGCAAATCCACCAAATCCAAATGGCACAGATATCCAAATGGATGGTTCTTGA